The proteins below are encoded in one region of Opisthocomus hoazin isolate bOpiHoa1 chromosome 26, bOpiHoa1.hap1, whole genome shotgun sequence:
- the LOC142364256 gene encoding uncharacterized protein LOC142364256, which yields MHQCVWVCLGLGFLRRCSAFIHILLPSSSVFPCSSLVSVGLEEPEVSWSSSMFCHLTSFVQLFVLSKPALKTSQPSTDWRRCLKSGKEKYQLLLELGGKALGRIFQADLGFGLLGEFLMVLAGNVCHEDRDAVLQILRSLSGTKHFGLNVELLSESEKESRRDLFGKLQSMSRDCWAAGRLSGPAGCEAEREADVVDTSPPKEAEEERMVMELMKCYQVN from the exons ATGCACCAGTGTGTCTGGGTCTGCCTTGGGTTGGGGTTCCTCCGCCGCTGCTCTGCGTTCATCCACAtcctcctcccttcttccagtGTTTTCCCCTGCAGTTCTCTGgtttctgtggggctggaggaaccTGAGGTTTCTTGGTCTTCCTCTATGTTTTGCCACCTCACAAGCTTTGTGCAGCTCTTTGTGCTATCAAAGCCTGCGTTAAAAACATCTCAGCCATCCACAG ATTGGCGGAGATGcttaaaaagtggaaaagaaaaataccagcttTTGCTTGAGCTGGGAGGGAAGGCCTTGGGCAGAATCTTTCAGGCTGACTTGGGTTTTGGCCTCCTGGGTGAATTCCTTATGGTGCTGGCAGGAAACGTCTGTCATGAAGACAGAGATGCCGTCCTGCAGATCTTACGGAGCCTTTCGGGCACCAAGCACTTTGGGTTAAACGTGGAGCTTCTGAGTGAGTCGGAGAAGGAGAGCCGCAGGGATTTGTTTGGGAAGCTGCAGAGCATGAGCAGGGATTGCTGGGCCGCTGGCCGTCTCAGTGGCCCAGCCGGCTGCGAAGCAGAGAGGGAAGCCGACGTCGTGGACACCAGCCCACCgaaggaggctgaggaggaaagGATGGTGATGGAGCTGATGAAATGTTACCAGGTCAACTGA
- the FAM187A gene encoding Ig-like V-type domain-containing protein FAM187A isoform X2 yields MACPAFLMFDSAAYLAGMTFELPCKCKPKEVSSVVWYFQKDMNTHKTTVLSDFAGTLTVDSGHIRAGSSVLKRFSIRMFSLIVFQAQVTDSGHYLCGTEKGDFFYGYDVDVQPTKNIVVAFVDRGQHVQDDYTEELFSLFTTFWDWTRCDRCGVRGEQRRVGLCYIQSAELNPRYRSAVPNVTSCGSRAVPAHFKRQVRRRPPEVAIQSCLTPCLKEEVSEEGVQAISNVISKLGEKPWTPRVPTQFHMQPVGSALIIACPGAHPEHAVAWDKDSVQLYRYHYLVSVNKTMRVFIDHGNHLHIRRIRVSDRGTYVCWREGEMVAGFRLSVTHQHRRRRKLNDPETIYAVKVIGWSYGLISIIFIIIHVFRSCWRAFKRPVGM; encoded by the coding sequence ATGGCTTGTCCCGCTTTCCTGATGTTTGACAGCGCCGCTTACCTGGCTGGCATGACCTTCGAGCTCCCGTGCAAGTGCAAGCCCAAAGAGGTCTCTTCCGTCGTCTGGTACTTCCAGAAGGACATGAACACCCACAAAACCACCGTCCTGAGCGACTTTGCTGGCACCCTGACTGTTGACTCAGGCCATAtccgggctggcagcagcgtgcTGAAGCGTTTCAGTATCCGGATGTTCAGTCTCATTGTCTTCCAAGCCCAGGTGACGGACTCGGGCCACTACCTGTGCGGCACTGAGAAAGGGGACTTCTTCTATGGCTATGACGTGGACGTGCAGCCCACCAAGAACATCGTGGTGGCTTTTGTGGACAGAGGCCAGCATGTCCAGGACGATTACACAGAGGAGCTCTTCAGCCTCTTCACCACCTTCTGGGACTGGACCAGATGCGACCGCTGTGGGGTGAGAGGTGAGCAGCGGCGCGTCGGGCTGTGCTACATACAGAGCGCCGAACTGAACCCTCGCTATCGCTCTGCTGTGCCCAACGTCACGTCCTGCGGCTCAAGGGCTGTCCCTGCGCATTTCAAGCGCCAAGTACGCCGCCGGCCACCCGAGGTGGCCATCCAAAGCTGCCTGACCCCTTGCCTGAAGGAGGAGGTCTCCGAGGAGGGCGTGCAGGCCATCTCCAATGTCATTTCCAAGTTGGGCGAGAAGCCCTGGACGCCCCGCGTCCCCACGCAGTTTCACATGCAGCCCGTTGGAAGTGCCCTGATCATCGCATGCCCAGGAGCCCACCCTGAGCATGCCGTGGCCTGGGACAAGGACTCCGTCCAGCTTTACCGCTACCATTACCTTGTCAGTGTCAACAAGACCATGCGGGTCTTCATCGACCACGGAAACCACCTGCACATCCGGCGCATCCGGGTCAGCGACAGAGGCACCTATGTCTGCTGGCGGGAGGGCGAGATGGTGGCTGGCTTCCGGCTCAGCGTGACCCACCAGCACCGGCGCCGGCGGAAGCTCAACGATCCCGAGACAATCTACGCTGTCAAGGTCATCGGCTGGAGCTATGGCCTCATCAGcatcatcttcatcatcatcCACGTGTTCCGCAGCTGCTGGCGGGCGTTCAAGCGCCCTGTCGGGATGTAG
- the FAM187A gene encoding Ig-like V-type domain-containing protein FAM187A isoform X1, translating to MEAGLARAVLLLCLVDVLHAFAVEEKEDVFKSMACPAFLMFDSAAYLAGMTFELPCKCKPKEVSSVVWYFQKDMNTHKTTVLSDFAGTLTVDSGHIRAGSSVLKRFSIRMFSLIVFQAQVTDSGHYLCGTEKGDFFYGYDVDVQPTKNIVVAFVDRGQHVQDDYTEELFSLFTTFWDWTRCDRCGVRGEQRRVGLCYIQSAELNPRYRSAVPNVTSCGSRAVPAHFKRQVRRRPPEVAIQSCLTPCLKEEVSEEGVQAISNVISKLGEKPWTPRVPTQFHMQPVGSALIIACPGAHPEHAVAWDKDSVQLYRYHYLVSVNKTMRVFIDHGNHLHIRRIRVSDRGTYVCWREGEMVAGFRLSVTHQHRRRRKLNDPETIYAVKVIGWSYGLISIIFIIIHVFRSCWRAFKRPVGM from the coding sequence ATGGAGGCAGGGCTGGCACGAGCCGTCCTTCTGCTCTGCCTGGTAGACGTTCTCCACGCTTTTGCAGTTGAAGAGAAAGAAGATGTGTTCAAGAGTATGGCTTGTCCCGCTTTCCTGATGTTTGACAGCGCCGCTTACCTGGCTGGCATGACCTTCGAGCTCCCGTGCAAGTGCAAGCCCAAAGAGGTCTCTTCCGTCGTCTGGTACTTCCAGAAGGACATGAACACCCACAAAACCACCGTCCTGAGCGACTTTGCTGGCACCCTGACTGTTGACTCAGGCCATAtccgggctggcagcagcgtgcTGAAGCGTTTCAGTATCCGGATGTTCAGTCTCATTGTCTTCCAAGCCCAGGTGACGGACTCGGGCCACTACCTGTGCGGCACTGAGAAAGGGGACTTCTTCTATGGCTATGACGTGGACGTGCAGCCCACCAAGAACATCGTGGTGGCTTTTGTGGACAGAGGCCAGCATGTCCAGGACGATTACACAGAGGAGCTCTTCAGCCTCTTCACCACCTTCTGGGACTGGACCAGATGCGACCGCTGTGGGGTGAGAGGTGAGCAGCGGCGCGTCGGGCTGTGCTACATACAGAGCGCCGAACTGAACCCTCGCTATCGCTCTGCTGTGCCCAACGTCACGTCCTGCGGCTCAAGGGCTGTCCCTGCGCATTTCAAGCGCCAAGTACGCCGCCGGCCACCCGAGGTGGCCATCCAAAGCTGCCTGACCCCTTGCCTGAAGGAGGAGGTCTCCGAGGAGGGCGTGCAGGCCATCTCCAATGTCATTTCCAAGTTGGGCGAGAAGCCCTGGACGCCCCGCGTCCCCACGCAGTTTCACATGCAGCCCGTTGGAAGTGCCCTGATCATCGCATGCCCAGGAGCCCACCCTGAGCATGCCGTGGCCTGGGACAAGGACTCCGTCCAGCTTTACCGCTACCATTACCTTGTCAGTGTCAACAAGACCATGCGGGTCTTCATCGACCACGGAAACCACCTGCACATCCGGCGCATCCGGGTCAGCGACAGAGGCACCTATGTCTGCTGGCGGGAGGGCGAGATGGTGGCTGGCTTCCGGCTCAGCGTGACCCACCAGCACCGGCGCCGGCGGAAGCTCAACGATCCCGAGACAATCTACGCTGTCAAGGTCATCGGCTGGAGCTATGGCCTCATCAGcatcatcttcatcatcatcCACGTGTTCCGCAGCTGCTGGCGGGCGTTCAAGCGCCCTGTCGGGATGTAG